TTCTGCACGCAGACGCCCAGCTCCAGCGGTGCGCCGAGCGTGACGTTATCCAGAACAGAAATACGGTTGCGTACCGGCTCCGGACTGTTATCGACCACCACCGACGGAATAAGCGCGATCCCGCAACCGAGCGCGACCATCGACACAATGGCTTCGTGGCCGGACACCGTGGCGTAAATCTGCGGATTACTCAGGCGGTTACGTTTGAACCAGATGTCGATACGTTTTCGCGCCGGGCCGTGTTCCGGCAGGATGAACGGAATTTGTGACCAGTCCGGATGTGGCTCGCTGACTTGTGTACGCACCGCGCAAGGCAGCGAAGGGGAAATCAGGATCATCGGGATTTCGCCGATCTGCGTGAAATCGACGCTGCCCGGTAAACTTTCCGGACGACCTGCAATCGCCAGATCCGCTTCTGTGGACTGGACTTTTTCAACCGCATCCGCGGCGTCGCCGGTGGTCAGTTTGATTTCGACCAGCGGATGCTGCGCACGGAAACGGTCAAGGATCGGCGGTAAATGGCTGTAGGCGGCGGTGACTGAGCAGAACAGGTGCAGTTCGCCGCTCAGCGTCGGGCCATGCTGATCCAACCCGCTGCGCAGTTGCTGGTAATGGAGCAGCGTCTGCTGGGCAAAGTTTTTGAGTTGTTCGCCTGCACTTGTCAGTTGTACGGTGCGGTTATCTCGCTGAAATAACGGCTGGCCGAGTTCTTCCTCCAGCCGCTGGATCTGGCGCGATAACGTGGACGGGCTGACATGCATCGCCTTCGACGAACGCCCGAAATGGCGGCTTTCCGCCAGATGTAAAAACAGTTTCAGATCACGTAAGTCCATAAAGAATGTCCGGCTCTTTGGCGTTAAAGATGACTGATTGAGAGTATTGCATAATCTGCAACGTCATCTTCGTAATATATCAATTTAAGCAATGTGTCACATGACATATAGTGAATTCACGGCGTTCACCAGCTCACCGGTGAAACAAAAAATAACAGCACTTACCTCGATAGAACGGAGCAACACATGGCTAACTATTTCAACACACTGAACCTGCGTCAGCAGCTGGCGCAACTGGGCAAATGCCGCTTCATGGGGCGCGATGAATTCGCGGACGAAGCCAGCTATCTCAAAGGTAAAAAAGTGGTGATTGTAGGCTGTGGCGCACAGGGCCTGAACCAGGGTCTGAACATGCGTGATTCCGGTCTGGATGTGTCTTACACCCTGCGTGCAGAAGCCATTGCTGAGAAGCGTGCTTCATGGCGTAAAGCGACCGAAAACGGCTTTAAAGTCGGCACCTACGAAGAACTGATCCCGCAAGCGGATCTGGTGGTTAACCTGACGCCAGACAAACAGCACAGCGCGGTGGTTAAAGCGGTTCAGCCTCTGATGAAAGACGGCGCAACGCTGGGCTATTCCCATGGTTTCAACATCGTTGAAGTGGGCGAGCAAATCCGTAAAGACATCACCGTGGTGATGGTTGCGCCGAAATGCCCGGGCACTGAAGTGCGTGAAGAATACAAACGTGGTTTCGGTGTACCAACCCTGATCGCGGTTCACCCGGAAAACGACCCGAAAGGCGAAGGCATGGCGATTGCTAAAGCCTGGGCAGCAGCCACCGGCGGCCATCGTGCGGGCGTTCTGCAGTCTTCTTTCGTAGCCGAAGTGAAATCTGACCTGATGGGCGAGCAGACTATCCTGTGCGGTATGTTGCAGGCGGGTTCTCTGCTGTGCTTCGACAAACTGGTTGCTGACGGTGTTGATGAAGCGTACGCAGAAAAACTGCTGCAGTTCGGCTGGGAAACCATCACCGAAGCGCTGAAACAAGGCGGTATTACGCTGATGATGGATCGTCTGTCTAACCCGGCGAAACTGCGTGCTTATGCGCTGTCTGAACAACTGAAAGAGATCATGGCGCCACTGTTCCAGAAACACATGGACGACATCATCTCCGGCGAATTCTCCAGCGGCATGATGGCTGACTGGGCGAACGACGACAAAAACCTGCTGACCTGGCGTGAAGAAACGGGCGCAACTGCGTTCGAAAACGCACCACAGTTCGACGGTAAAATTTCCGAGCAGGAATACTTCGACCACGGTGTTGTGATGATTGCGATGGTGAAAGCGGGCGTTGAGCTGGCCTTCGAAACCATGGTGGCTTCCGGCATCATCGAAGAATCGGCTTACTACGAATCACTGCACGAAC
The Rahnella variigena genome window above contains:
- the ilvY gene encoding HTH-type transcriptional activator IlvY; the protein is MDLRDLKLFLHLAESRHFGRSSKAMHVSPSTLSRQIQRLEEELGQPLFQRDNRTVQLTSAGEQLKNFAQQTLLHYQQLRSGLDQHGPTLSGELHLFCSVTAAYSHLPPILDRFRAQHPLVEIKLTTGDAADAVEKVQSTEADLAIAGRPESLPGSVDFTQIGEIPMILISPSLPCAVRTQVSEPHPDWSQIPFILPEHGPARKRIDIWFKRNRLSNPQIYATVSGHEAIVSMVALGCGIALIPSVVVDNSPEPVRNRISVLDNVTLGAPLELGVCVQKKRLNEPLIDAFWQLL
- the ilvC gene encoding ketol-acid reductoisomerase → MANYFNTLNLRQQLAQLGKCRFMGRDEFADEASYLKGKKVVIVGCGAQGLNQGLNMRDSGLDVSYTLRAEAIAEKRASWRKATENGFKVGTYEELIPQADLVVNLTPDKQHSAVVKAVQPLMKDGATLGYSHGFNIVEVGEQIRKDITVVMVAPKCPGTEVREEYKRGFGVPTLIAVHPENDPKGEGMAIAKAWAAATGGHRAGVLQSSFVAEVKSDLMGEQTILCGMLQAGSLLCFDKLVADGVDEAYAEKLLQFGWETITEALKQGGITLMMDRLSNPAKLRAYALSEQLKEIMAPLFQKHMDDIISGEFSSGMMADWANDDKNLLTWREETGATAFENAPQFDGKISEQEYFDHGVVMIAMVKAGVELAFETMVASGIIEESAYYESLHELPLIANTVARKRLYEMNVVISDTAEYGNYLFANAAVPLLKEFMTTLQAGDLGKSVAETQVDNAQLRDVNEAIRNHPIESIGRTLRGYMTDMKRIAVAS